Proteins co-encoded in one Chitinophagales bacterium genomic window:
- a CDS encoding TolC family protein codes for MQIKTIQIFIISLLSICSQITYSQELEDYLQIAVENHPQLKAINYEVKSELEKIPQVTALPEPEVGGGIFLLPVETRVGAQRLRLSASQMLPPKGSRTAKAEAVTAMAKAKEQTLEVVKNQLFYELKQIWYERYESKETIEVHQENLELLEAFEQLALIKFEAGLGSMTNVLRVQMEKNKVNTQIENLQDKLQFLQVKFNQILNRDTQAPIAIPDTMPLKEIAEDQNIVAEKIKTQNPALQQFQLQQDAIQQRIKVEEWAFKPSFGVGLEYAMTDKRKDMEVKGNGKDMLMPKVMVKLPLFKSKYEAAVKEQEYKILALKEKEHDISLQLLTALERGFTEYRTAQRQIALYKDQIDLAERALDLLVTVYSTDNKDFEELLRMQGQILNDQLAILKAQKEGNIAVAFIESLYTE; via the coding sequence ATGCAAATAAAAACAATTCAAATATTCATCATCAGCCTGCTAAGTATTTGTTCACAAATCACTTACAGTCAAGAATTAGAGGATTATCTACAAATTGCAGTTGAAAACCACCCCCAACTAAAAGCCATCAATTACGAAGTAAAATCCGAACTCGAAAAAATACCACAAGTCACCGCATTACCAGAACCCGAAGTAGGCGGAGGTATATTTTTATTACCCGTTGAAACGAGAGTTGGCGCACAAAGATTGCGGCTATCCGCCAGTCAAATGCTTCCACCAAAAGGTAGCCGAACCGCCAAAGCAGAGGCAGTGACTGCAATGGCAAAAGCAAAAGAACAAACATTGGAGGTGGTAAAAAATCAGTTGTTCTATGAACTCAAACAAATCTGGTACGAACGTTACGAATCCAAAGAAACAATTGAAGTGCATCAGGAGAACTTGGAATTGTTGGAGGCTTTCGAGCAGTTGGCATTAATTAAATTTGAAGCAGGATTGGGAAGTATGACCAACGTTTTGCGGGTGCAAATGGAGAAGAATAAGGTGAATACCCAAATCGAAAATTTGCAGGACAAACTGCAATTTCTGCAAGTGAAATTCAACCAAATTCTGAACCGAGATACACAAGCACCCATTGCGATTCCCGACACGATGCCATTGAAGGAAATTGCAGAAGACCAAAACATTGTAGCCGAAAAAATCAAAACCCAAAACCCTGCTTTGCAGCAATTTCAGCTTCAACAAGATGCCATTCAACAGCGCATCAAAGTAGAAGAATGGGCTTTCAAACCGAGCTTTGGAGTGGGCTTAGAATATGCCATGACCGATAAACGGAAAGATATGGAAGTCAAAGGAAATGGCAAAGATATGTTGATGCCCAAGGTGATGGTAAAATTGCCTTTGTTCAAATCAAAATACGAGGCTGCCGTGAAAGAGCAGGAATACAAAATATTGGCATTGAAGGAAAAAGAACACGATATAAGCCTTCAATTATTGACCGCCTTAGAACGAGGTTTCACCGAATACCGCACCGCCCAACGACAAATTGCACTCTACAAAGACCAAATTGACTTAGCAGAACGTGCGCTCGATTTGTTGGTAACGGTTTATAGCACCGACAACAAGGATTTTGAAGAATTGCTGCGGATGCAAGGACAGATTTTAAATGACCAATTGGCAATATTGAAGGCACAGAAGGAAGGCAATATTGCAGTGGCTTTTATTGAGTCACTTTATACTGAATGA
- a CDS encoding efflux RND transporter periplasmic adaptor subunit, with translation MNKSVIITAIVTLILGIGIGFLLFGRSSGDAAMDTHDHELEATTTAESKTIWTCSMHPQIRQNEPGDCPLCGMDLIPLEAGNSDNPIQLTMTADAVKLANIQTTIIGQVGAGNTASLEENGGKELLLAGKVKMNETLSSTQTAHVGGRIEKLYVNSEGENIRKGQKIASVYSPELVAAQKELFEAKKLQNRLPALYEAAKNKLQLWKIPVSTIQEIEQRGVVKTEIDIFADVDGTVMRKMVNLGDHIKAGSPMFEVMNLSKVWVLFDIYEKDLQWIRKGDVIEFNVAAMPEKTFKAPITFIDPFIDPQTRVATVRVEASSNGGKLKPDMFAKGILKTNPLPIAATSKKGGTPLTIPKTAVLWTGKESVVYIKNQEMDIPTFEYRVIKLGVSLGDAYVVESGLEAGAEVVTNGAFKIDASAQLSNKASMMNKQVAIKNEAMAKEDMAVKIPNYHSKTPKAFKLQLGNTASAYLQLKDALVATDFEAANLASMALKQAMEKTDMMLLKGEVHTYWMEQLKPLNVHLDLLQKAKGVEDQRKQFSNVSDLLTVMVKAFGIDGTDLYVQFCPMGFDNIGAYWLSEVAQIQNPYFGDKMMKCGSVTDTLKAD, from the coding sequence ATGAATAAATCAGTCATTATCACAGCAATAGTAACCCTCATTTTGGGTATTGGCATTGGCTTTTTGCTCTTTGGCAGAAGCAGCGGCGATGCTGCAATGGACACACACGACCACGAACTCGAAGCGACAACTACGGCAGAAAGCAAAACGATTTGGACGTGTTCGATGCACCCCCAAATTCGCCAAAACGAGCCAGGAGATTGTCCGCTTTGTGGGATGGATTTGATTCCATTGGAGGCAGGCAACAGCGACAATCCCATACAATTGACCATGACTGCTGATGCGGTCAAATTGGCGAATATTCAAACAACGATAATCGGTCAAGTAGGTGCTGGAAATACTGCGAGTCTCGAAGAAAACGGAGGCAAAGAACTTTTATTAGCGGGCAAGGTGAAAATGAACGAAACGTTGAGTAGTACGCAAACAGCACATGTAGGCGGAAGGATTGAAAAGTTGTATGTCAATTCGGAAGGGGAAAATATCCGCAAAGGGCAGAAAATCGCTTCGGTCTATTCACCCGAATTGGTGGCGGCACAAAAGGAATTGTTTGAAGCCAAAAAATTGCAAAATCGCCTGCCTGCTTTGTACGAGGCTGCAAAAAACAAGCTGCAACTGTGGAAAATTCCAGTCAGTACGATTCAGGAAATTGAGCAAAGAGGCGTGGTGAAAACAGAGATTGACATTTTTGCGGATGTGGATGGTACAGTGATGCGAAAGATGGTGAATTTGGGCGATCACATCAAAGCGGGGAGTCCGATGTTTGAAGTAATGAATTTGAGCAAAGTATGGGTTTTGTTTGATATCTATGAAAAAGATTTGCAGTGGATTCGGAAAGGCGATGTCATCGAATTCAATGTGGCTGCAATGCCCGAAAAAACCTTCAAAGCTCCAATCACTTTCATTGACCCTTTCATTGACCCACAAACGAGGGTGGCGACAGTGCGGGTAGAGGCAAGCAGCAATGGCGGCAAATTGAAGCCCGATATGTTTGCCAAAGGCATACTGAAAACCAACCCTTTGCCTATTGCAGCTACTTCAAAAAAAGGCGGTACACCTTTGACCATTCCCAAAACTGCGGTTTTGTGGACAGGCAAGGAGTCGGTGGTTTATATCAAAAATCAAGAAATGGACATTCCTACTTTTGAGTACAGAGTTATCAAATTGGGTGTAAGTTTGGGCGATGCTTATGTGGTGGAAAGTGGCTTGGAAGCGGGCGCAGAGGTAGTAACGAATGGTGCATTTAAGATTGATGCTTCAGCACAGTTGAGCAATAAGGCGAGCATGATGAACAAGCAAGTGGCGATTAAAAATGAAGCAATGGCGAAAGAAGATATGGCCGTGAAAATACCTAATTACCATTCTAAAACGCCCAAAGCTTTCAAGCTGCAATTGGGAAATACAGCATCGGCTTACCTTCAATTGAAGGATGCGCTTGTGGCTACCGATTTTGAAGCAGCGAATTTGGCAAGCATGGCATTGAAGCAAGCGATGGAGAAAACAGATATGATGCTATTGAAGGGAGAAGTGCATACTTATTGGATGGAGCAATTGAAGCCTTTGAATGTGCATTTGGATTTGCTACAAAAAGCAAAAGGTGTGGAAGATCAGCGCAAGCAATTTTCCAATGTTTCGGATTTGCTGACAGTGATGGTGAAGGCTTTTGGCATTGATGGAACGGATTTGTACGTACAGTTTTGTCCTATGGGTTTTGACAATATTGGGGCTTATTGGTTGAGTGAGGTGGCCCAAATTCAAAACCCCTATTTCGGGGATAAAATGATGAAGTGTGGTTCAGTGACAGATACACTAAAGGCAGATTAG
- a CDS encoding MbnP family protein produces MKNFLLFALTFCLLNVSSFAQNSIKLNIHHKLGDEAFVMQTEATNNLGNRFNVSRLQYYISEISILHNGTIETKIKDLWVLVDAAGETVVDLGMHNIDAIEGIRFHIGVDQEHNHSDPASYPNGHALAPKFPSMHWGWAAGYRFIAYEGNGGNFLNQDCELHGLGDNNYFKTSIDMNVTAANNEILINLDADYTRVIENINVNSGVILHGDNGPAKKALENFRDYVFTASDNATSIVDFSEINGFNLYPNPANVGSAFIAIEATQDLQYQVVVYDVLGREIQSLDNVKSNVPMALNLNVAGLYIISLVKEGKSVITKKLQVN; encoded by the coding sequence ATGAAAAATTTCTTACTTTTTGCCCTGACATTCTGCTTGTTGAATGTCAGCAGCTTCGCTCAAAACAGTATTAAACTGAACATTCACCACAAGTTGGGGGATGAAGCTTTTGTGATGCAAACAGAAGCGACCAACAACCTCGGCAACCGATTCAATGTGAGCCGATTGCAGTATTACATTTCCGAAATTTCTATCCTTCACAATGGCACAATCGAGACGAAAATCAAAGACCTGTGGGTTTTGGTAGATGCTGCTGGAGAAACCGTAGTGGATTTGGGAATGCACAACATTGATGCCATTGAAGGTATCCGTTTCCACATTGGAGTCGACCAAGAGCACAATCACTCCGACCCTGCAAGTTATCCAAATGGTCATGCTTTGGCTCCAAAATTCCCTTCCATGCACTGGGGATGGGCTGCGGGTTATCGCTTCATTGCTTATGAAGGAAATGGTGGAAACTTCCTCAACCAAGATTGCGAATTGCACGGTTTGGGAGATAACAACTACTTCAAAACCAGCATTGATATGAATGTTACTGCTGCAAACAATGAGATTCTTATCAACTTAGATGCAGACTATACTCGTGTGATAGAAAATATCAACGTGAACTCGGGTGTGATTCTTCATGGAGACAATGGCCCAGCTAAAAAAGCACTCGAAAACTTTAGAGATTACGTGTTCACCGCTTCTGATAATGCTACTTCAATTGTGGACTTTAGTGAAATCAATGGCTTCAATTTGTACCCAAATCCTGCCAATGTAGGAAGTGCTTTTATTGCTATTGAAGCCACTCAAGACCTTCAATATCAAGTAGTCGTTTACGATGTATTGGGTCGTGAGATTCAGTCTTTGGACAATGTGAAAAGCAATGTACCTATGGCACTAAACTTGAATGTGGCAGGTTTGTACATCATTAGTTTGGTGAAAGAAGGAAAGTCTGTTATCACCAAGAAATTGCAGGTGAATTAA
- a CDS encoding cytochrome c peroxidase has product MKKICFFFLICFTMAACQDEGAIEPLYVPDLMEIPKGFPEVDAPEGNEFTQARWDLGKKLFFDPILSADSSISCASCHHPQLAFSDNLPFSLGVEGAIGTRNSPTLANVAYHPYFTREGGVPTLEMQTLVPIQEHNEFNFNILLIAERLKQNAEYVVMSKEAYDREPDAFVITRSLACFERSLLSGYSSYDQYVNYGKTDALSEAAINGMNLFFGERTHCSSCHSGFNFTNYAFENNGLYENYTDEGRFRLTSKEADRALFKVASLRNIELTAPYMHDGSMNTLEEVIAHYQSGGKNHPHKSDLLKPLNLTETEQQELIAFLKSLTDEEFVNNPLFNK; this is encoded by the coding sequence ATGAAAAAAATCTGCTTTTTCTTTCTGATATGTTTCACGATGGCTGCCTGTCAAGACGAAGGAGCGATAGAGCCATTGTATGTGCCTGATTTGATGGAAATTCCCAAGGGTTTTCCAGAAGTGGATGCGCCAGAAGGAAACGAATTCACACAGGCCCGTTGGGATTTGGGTAAAAAACTGTTTTTTGACCCCATTCTATCGGCAGACTCCTCTATTAGTTGTGCAAGTTGTCACCATCCGCAGTTGGCATTTAGTGACAACTTGCCTTTTAGTTTGGGAGTAGAAGGAGCAATAGGCACTCGGAATAGCCCTACTTTGGCAAACGTGGCTTACCATCCCTACTTCACTCGAGAAGGTGGTGTGCCGACTTTAGAAATGCAAACATTGGTACCGATTCAAGAGCATAATGAGTTTAACTTCAACATTCTGTTGATTGCAGAGCGGTTGAAACAAAACGCAGAATATGTGGTCATGTCGAAGGAGGCTTATGACCGAGAGCCAGATGCTTTTGTGATTACCCGTTCTTTGGCTTGCTTCGAAAGGAGTCTTTTGAGTGGCTATAGTTCCTATGACCAGTATGTGAATTATGGGAAAACGGATGCTCTTTCAGAGGCTGCAATAAATGGGATGAACCTCTTTTTTGGGGAACGCACCCATTGCAGTAGCTGTCATAGCGGCTTCAATTTCACCAATTACGCCTTTGAAAACAATGGTTTGTATGAAAACTATACGGACGAAGGAAGGTTTCGACTCACAAGCAAAGAAGCAGACAGGGCTTTGTTCAAAGTGGCGAGTTTGCGAAATATTGAACTGACAGCTCCTTATATGCACGATGGTTCGATGAACACACTGGAGGAAGTAATTGCTCACTATCAATCAGGTGGAAAGAATCATCCCCATAAAAGTGACCTATTGAAGCCCCTCAACTTGACCGAAACAGAACAACAAGAGTTGATTGCGTTTTTGAAGTCTTTGACTGATGAAGAATTTGTTAACAATCCTCTTTTTAATAAATAG
- a CDS encoding cytochrome c peroxidase, giving the protein MYKIKYLSIIFCSILLAVACSKEDDSPPEEVIQIDETPYLLKYGNFPEPDLPADNPLTIQGVHLGKMLFYEQKLSKDGTQSCASCHRQLDGFSDTLKFSIGVEGLPGKRQAMPVFNMAWHSNEFFWDGRAHLLRDQALKPIQDPLEMNETLDNVVAKLSNEKMYRDQFSRAFGSPDITPEKMALAMEQFMLSIVSNDSKYDRFLAGEVELTESEQRGKELFETEYNPFFPQFSGADCAHCHGGINFENDQYMNNGLDVDANLTDIGRENVTKDAADKGKFKVPSLRNVAVTPPYMHDGRFKTLEQVIDHYNQGIRTSATVDPAILNTKDTGLFLTPQDKQDLVNFLKTLTDQTFLENEEYDTPF; this is encoded by the coding sequence ATGTATAAAATAAAATACTTATCAATAATATTTTGCAGCATTTTATTGGCGGTTGCCTGCAGCAAAGAAGATGATAGTCCACCAGAAGAGGTGATTCAAATAGACGAAACACCTTACCTATTGAAGTACGGAAATTTTCCCGAACCAGATTTGCCTGCTGACAACCCCTTGACAATACAGGGTGTACATCTGGGAAAAATGTTGTTTTACGAACAAAAGCTATCGAAAGATGGCACACAATCCTGTGCGAGTTGCCACCGACAATTGGACGGTTTTTCCGATACCTTGAAGTTTTCGATTGGAGTGGAAGGGCTACCAGGCAAACGGCAAGCCATGCCTGTATTCAACATGGCATGGCACAGCAATGAGTTTTTCTGGGATGGTCGAGCACATTTGTTACGTGACCAAGCTTTGAAGCCCATTCAAGACCCTTTGGAAATGAACGAAACACTGGACAATGTGGTGGCAAAATTGAGCAACGAAAAAATGTATCGTGACCAATTTTCCCGTGCTTTTGGCAGCCCCGATATTACCCCCGAAAAAATGGCTTTGGCAATGGAGCAGTTCATGTTGAGCATCGTATCGAATGATTCCAAATACGATCGATTTTTAGCGGGAGAGGTGGAATTGACCGAAAGTGAACAACGGGGTAAAGAGTTGTTTGAAACGGAGTACAATCCATTTTTTCCTCAGTTTTCGGGGGCTGATTGCGCCCACTGTCACGGCGGAATCAACTTCGAAAACGACCAATACATGAACAATGGCTTAGACGTAGATGCCAATTTGACTGACATTGGACGAGAAAATGTTACCAAAGATGCAGCTGACAAAGGGAAGTTTAAAGTGCCAAGTTTGCGGAATGTGGCAGTTACCCCCCCCTATATGCACGATGGTCGCTTCAAAACGCTAGAACAAGTCATTGACCACTACAATCAAGGTATCAGAACGTCTGCAACGGTTGATCCTGCAATACTAAATACCAAAGACACAGGTTTGTTTTTGACACCGCAAGACAAACAAGATTTGGTGAATTTCTTGAAGACACTGACCGACCAGACATTTTTGGAAAACGAAGAATATGATACGCCATTCTAA
- a CDS encoding Crp/Fnr family transcriptional regulator, whose translation MRTLYSNNISEHFSEKSYHFKKRNYIYLPENIVQKIFFIHKGIIRIGYYNENSENITKAILFQGDIFGVLRLFHQEATYNYAEVMSSNAEIASMSQADFFQKINTDESFNLFVLQTISYRLIQLERRWALLSSMPTRRRLLSFILEMGLKQGKKVGFDTMIENPFTHQEIGDIIGASRQTVTTTFNELKEQNIIYYNRKKILIRDLKKLKQMFSK comes from the coding sequence ATGAGAACACTTTACTCCAATAATATCAGCGAACATTTTTCGGAGAAGTCTTATCACTTCAAAAAACGCAATTATATATATCTTCCAGAAAATATTGTTCAAAAAATATTCTTTATTCACAAAGGAATAATCAGAATTGGTTATTACAATGAGAATTCCGAGAATATAACGAAAGCCATACTTTTTCAAGGAGATATATTTGGCGTATTGCGCTTATTTCACCAAGAAGCAACCTACAATTATGCAGAAGTCATGAGTTCAAATGCGGAAATTGCCAGCATGAGCCAAGCTGATTTCTTTCAAAAAATCAATACAGATGAAAGCTTCAATCTGTTTGTTCTACAAACAATCAGCTATAGACTTATTCAATTGGAAAGAAGATGGGCACTGTTGAGTAGTATGCCTACCCGCAGAAGGTTGCTTTCCTTTATTCTGGAAATGGGCTTGAAACAAGGCAAAAAAGTAGGTTTTGATACAATGATCGAAAATCCCTTTACACACCAAGAAATTGGAGATATAATTGGAGCTTCTCGTCAAACTGTAACAACTACCTTCAATGAATTGAAAGAACAAAATATAATTTATTATAACCGAAAGAAAATATTAATCAGAGATTTGAAAAAATTGAAGCAAATGTTTTCTAAATAA
- a CDS encoding copper-translocating P-type ATPase, translated as MDHEHQHHQKTKSEHAQTEDKKTMKHEGHGGHEEHHDHHRMMIEDFKKRFWVSLILSIPVVILSPMIQGLLGYELTFPGHLYVIFALSSLVFFYGGFPFLKGMVEELKKKEAGMMTLIAVAIIVAYTYSSAVVFGLAGKIFFWELVTLIAIMLLGHWIEMKSVLGASKALELLIEMMPSEAHLVLDNGDIKDISLQELKKGDMILVKSSEKIPADGTIVEGESYVNESMLTGESKPVQKGKDDEVIGGAINGNGSLKIRVENTGENSYLNKVVNMVKEAQKTKSKTQNLANTAAKWLTIVALTAGFGTLFTWLALGKEFVFALERMVTVMVISCPHALGLAIPLVVAISTALSAQNGLLIRNRTAFENSRKISAVVFDKTGTLTKGEFGVSRFESVNEEEYSAKEVLQLASALEQNSEHPIATGIMRKAKEEGIQTPQTEKFEAITGKGVQAQVDGKSIGVVSPNYLKDKNIGIPDNAFSDNAETVVFVLVNDDLVGFIALADEIRPESKAAIQTLKENNIKVYMATGDNEMVAKSVSDHLGLDGYYAEVLPHEKVDIVKKLQSKGEFVAMTGDGVNDAPALANADVGIAVGSGTDVAAETADIILVNSNPKDIAKLILFGKATYQKMIQNLVWATAYNALAIPLAAGVLYPTFVLSPAVGAVLMSMSTVIVAINAQLLKRKMRE; from the coding sequence ATGGATCACGAACACCAACATCATCAAAAAACCAAGTCAGAACATGCACAAACTGAAGATAAAAAAACCATGAAGCACGAAGGTCATGGCGGACATGAAGAACACCACGATCACCACCGAATGATGATAGAAGACTTCAAAAAACGGTTTTGGGTTTCACTCATTTTGAGTATTCCCGTCGTCATCCTATCTCCCATGATACAGGGATTGTTGGGCTATGAACTTACTTTCCCAGGACATCTATATGTCATTTTTGCGCTATCCAGTCTTGTATTTTTCTACGGTGGGTTTCCTTTTTTGAAGGGCATGGTTGAAGAATTGAAGAAAAAGGAGGCGGGAATGATGACCCTCATTGCAGTAGCTATCATTGTAGCTTATACCTATAGCAGTGCGGTCGTGTTTGGTTTGGCTGGAAAAATATTCTTTTGGGAGTTGGTTACATTGATAGCCATTATGTTGTTGGGACATTGGATAGAAATGAAATCAGTTTTGGGAGCTTCAAAAGCTTTGGAATTGCTGATTGAAATGATGCCTTCAGAAGCGCATTTGGTTTTGGACAATGGTGATATTAAGGATATTTCACTGCAAGAATTGAAGAAAGGAGATATGATTTTGGTCAAATCAAGCGAGAAAATTCCTGCTGATGGTACTATCGTTGAAGGCGAAAGTTATGTCAATGAATCCATGCTCACAGGCGAATCCAAACCTGTCCAAAAAGGCAAAGATGATGAAGTAATTGGAGGGGCAATCAATGGCAATGGTTCGCTGAAAATCAGAGTAGAAAATACAGGCGAAAATTCGTATTTGAATAAAGTCGTCAATATGGTGAAAGAAGCCCAAAAAACGAAGTCGAAAACCCAGAATCTGGCGAATACGGCTGCAAAATGGCTCACCATCGTTGCTCTCACCGCAGGCTTTGGTACATTGTTTACTTGGCTCGCTCTTGGCAAAGAGTTTGTATTTGCATTGGAGCGAATGGTCACGGTAATGGTCATTTCTTGCCCTCATGCTTTGGGATTGGCGATTCCTTTGGTGGTCGCTATTTCTACCGCTTTGTCTGCCCAAAATGGCTTGTTGATTCGCAACCGAACGGCTTTTGAAAATTCCCGAAAAATATCTGCCGTAGTATTTGACAAAACGGGGACACTTACAAAAGGAGAGTTTGGAGTAAGCCGTTTTGAATCGGTCAATGAAGAAGAATACTCTGCAAAAGAAGTACTGCAATTGGCGAGTGCTTTGGAGCAGAATTCGGAGCATCCCATAGCGACGGGCATCATGCGAAAAGCAAAAGAAGAAGGCATACAAACTCCACAGACTGAAAAATTTGAAGCCATCACAGGTAAAGGTGTGCAGGCGCAAGTAGATGGGAAATCAATTGGTGTGGTTAGCCCCAACTACTTGAAAGACAAAAATATTGGAATTCCTGACAATGCTTTTTCTGACAATGCCGAAACGGTTGTTTTTGTATTGGTCAATGATGATTTGGTGGGATTCATTGCTTTGGCAGACGAAATCAGACCTGAATCAAAGGCTGCCATACAAACTTTGAAGGAGAACAACATCAAGGTGTATATGGCAACAGGCGACAATGAAATGGTGGCGAAGTCGGTCAGCGACCACTTGGGCTTGGATGGTTATTATGCAGAAGTTCTACCACATGAGAAAGTGGATATTGTGAAAAAACTACAATCGAAAGGTGAATTTGTGGCAATGACAGGCGATGGAGTCAATGATGCACCTGCTTTGGCAAATGCGGATGTGGGTATTGCAGTGGGTTCGGGAACAGATGTCGCTGCTGAAACTGCCGACATTATTTTGGTGAATAGTAATCCAAAAGATATTGCCAAATTGATTTTGTTTGGCAAAGCTACGTATCAAAAAATGATTCAAAATTTGGTATGGGCAACTGCTTACAATGCACTTGCAATTCCATTAGCAGCAGGGGTTTTGTATCCTACTTTTGTGTTAAGTCCTGCTGTTGGAGCTGTGTTGATGAGTATGAGTACCGTTATTGTGGCGATTAATGCTCAGCTTTTGAAGAGAAAAATGCGTGAATAG
- a CDS encoding HAD-IC family P-type ATPase: protein MNTPTTGQIMVTIGIAALLCIAPFLHIPLLQNPTLHLLLTLPVVVWGLYYLSDSWHIDTNRKTLHNNVLWFVALLTLWTLSLVHYIAAEQQTPYFWQALAVFTSFSLVSLYLLETLQKHTSTHEFRLCDLKEQLLNTAPFNAALTIYAGDLIPIDGRVVSGEGLVNESALTGNNLLQDKHKDMKVWAGSQLELGQLNIVSFEKNEDPSPTFLAQSLEQLQRLKRHFPSEHLWMRYFNNAFVIAVFSWASMLAYGRYQALSSIEPALPALQIGTNVLTLFASLLIVVCPIALATVVPLAYRRTLDQLFQKGIRLQNSLVIKKIAALKSMIFSKTGVLTTGIFHIHNFHTTISSNDFKAILLALEAHSQHPFGKAIIAHFEGEVQPLALQEVRSIHGLGIMGKDASGNTYMAGAYNIAAELTKEDGHSVYVLVNNQLVGWLDLKDRLREEAEPCVSALKELQLKVMLLSGDREIPTQYIAQKMGIQEYHFQQFPEQKKAILQQIQTEGLAGMIVEHPTEENLLKQVSVGMTFENLPEQHTSNQTTTEVAIFNHRLLLVNELIAMCRSLVLRVRWISIFAIVYNISMVILASLGYFSLILAAICSFTVWAITFLFLKI from the coding sequence ATGAACACTCCCACTACTGGACAAATCATGGTAACTATTGGGATTGCAGCATTGCTCTGTATAGCTCCTTTTTTGCACATTCCACTACTCCAAAATCCCACTTTGCATCTATTGCTCACCTTGCCAGTTGTTGTATGGGGTTTGTATTATCTAAGCGACAGTTGGCACATAGACACCAATCGAAAAACACTGCACAACAATGTTTTGTGGTTTGTTGCCCTGCTCACTTTGTGGACTTTGAGCCTAGTGCATTACATAGCAGCAGAACAACAAACGCCCTATTTCTGGCAGGCACTTGCTGTCTTCACGAGTTTTTCGTTGGTGAGTTTGTACCTATTAGAAACCCTGCAAAAGCACACTTCTACGCATGAATTTCGGTTATGCGACCTAAAAGAACAACTGCTGAACACAGCCCCCTTCAATGCCGCACTAACCATTTATGCAGGTGACTTAATTCCGATAGATGGCAGAGTCGTCTCGGGCGAAGGATTGGTAAACGAATCTGCTCTAACGGGCAATAATCTGCTGCAAGACAAACACAAGGACATGAAAGTATGGGCAGGTAGTCAACTGGAATTGGGGCAGTTGAACATTGTTTCTTTTGAAAAAAACGAAGACCCCTCTCCCACTTTTCTGGCCCAATCTTTAGAGCAGCTTCAACGATTGAAACGACATTTTCCGTCCGAACATCTATGGATGCGCTACTTCAACAATGCCTTTGTAATCGCTGTATTCTCTTGGGCTTCAATGCTCGCTTATGGACGTTATCAAGCACTCAGCAGCATAGAACCTGCCCTGCCTGCCCTTCAAATAGGAACCAATGTTCTCACCCTTTTCGCTAGCCTGCTCATCGTCGTTTGCCCGATAGCCTTGGCAACCGTTGTTCCTTTGGCTTATAGGCGGACGTTGGATCAATTGTTTCAAAAAGGGATTCGCCTTCAAAACAGCTTGGTCATTAAAAAAATAGCTGCACTCAAATCCATGATTTTCAGCAAAACAGGTGTCTTGACTACAGGCATTTTCCACATCCACAATTTCCACACGACCATTTCCTCCAATGACTTCAAAGCCATACTATTGGCTCTTGAAGCACACAGTCAACATCCTTTCGGCAAAGCCATCATAGCGCATTTTGAAGGAGAAGTCCAACCTTTAGCACTGCAAGAGGTTCGCTCTATACACGGTTTGGGCATCATGGGAAAGGATGCAAGCGGCAACACCTATATGGCTGGTGCTTACAACATTGCAGCGGAATTAACCAAAGAAGACGGCCACAGCGTGTATGTATTGGTCAACAATCAATTGGTCGGTTGGCTCGATTTGAAAGACCGCCTGAGAGAAGAAGCAGAACCTTGTGTGTCTGCATTGAAGGAACTGCAATTGAAGGTGATGCTGCTCAGTGGTGACAGGGAAATCCCTACTCAATACATCGCCCAAAAAATGGGTATTCAAGAATATCATTTTCAACAATTTCCCGAACAAAAAAAGGCAATCCTTCAGCAAATTCAAACGGAAGGTTTGGCGGGAATGATTGTAGAACATCCGACAGAAGAAAATTTATTGAAGCAAGTATCTGTGGGCATGACCTTCGAAAACCTGCCTGAGCAGCACACCTCCAATCAAACAACAACAGAAGTTGCCATTTTTAACCACCGTCTGCTACTCGTCAATGAACTGATAGCAATGTGTAGGTCATTGGTGCTTCGTGTTCGATGGATAAGCATTTTTGCGATTGTTTACAATATTTCTATGGTCATTCTTGCGAGTTTGGGTTATTTTTCCCTTATATTAGCAGCAATTTGCAGTTTTACTGTATGGGCTATCACATTCTTATTCTTGAAAATATAA